The segment TCGCGACGTCGTAGCGATCCACAATCTGCCGGTAGGCGTCAGTCAGGGCCTTCGTGTCTTTGCAGGAAACTGCGAGTTCGTTGTTGTTCAGCCCGCCGAAGGAAACCGCTGTTGCCCCTCCAAGCTGGCGGAGCCGGGCGATCCTCCGGTCCAAATCGAGGTCGGTAGCTGCCTGGTCAGGGCTGTAAGCGGCACCCCAGGACGGGGCGCAGTCCTTCTTCGGATCGGCGACGACGAAGGACAGCACCACGGCTTTTGCGCTGGGCACGGCTGGATCTTCGAACGCGAACCGCGGCGTCGCCGTCACGTCCACATATCCGGAAAACACCGAAGGCATGGATGCCGCGGCACTGACATCCTGGACGTTCCGGAGGCCGAGGTAGCCCGCGGTGACCGCCGCGACCACGATGACGCAAAGGATGCCCAAACGCAGGACGGACAGCCGGCGGCCGGGAAAGCGCTTAGACACAGAAATACCCCCAGAGCTTCTGAATAGGACTTCACGAATGCCTGGCAAAGATCTCACTCCGGTGGTAGCTGCGCAGCTTGGCGTAGCATTTCCACGAGTCTTGTCCCAACTCCGCGTTGTTCGCCTATCATAGGGGCGCACTGTAGTGCGGGCCGTCACATTACGCCCGCAATGTGCCGTGCGCCCGCTGGGGGTGCGCGGACAGCGAATGGGGATTCATGTCGGATCAGATCGTGCTGCTTCGCCCCGATGAAGAGGGAACGGCGGACGGGCAGTCTTCAAAAGCCCGAAAGCGTCAGTGGGGAGCGGAGAAACGCTCTGAACCGCTCTCGATCGTCCATCCGGCACCATCGCGGCGGAAAATAGTCCTCGGCCGCATCGGCGTCCTCACCACCGTGCTCGCCTGGGTCGGCTATGTGATCACGACGGTACTCAAGCAGCTGGTGGACAACCCTGGCGCTGGATTCCGCTTCGGCGCAGAAACCCTCTCCTACTTGGTGGTGGTGTCCTTCCTGACGTTCTCGGCGTTGATGTACCTCACCGCCCGGCAGGGCGCCCTGACCCGTTTTCGGGCCCACCGACGGGTTCCCCGAGGGGAGCTGGACCGGCACTTCTTCGACTACTCCGAGGGCATCACGGTGCTGGTTCCTTCCTACGCAGAAGAACCGGAAGTAGTCCGCGGCACCATGTGGTCCGCGGTCCTGCAGGAATTCCCGGACCTGAGCGTAGTGCTGCTTCTCGATGACCCACCTTTCCCGGAAGACCCTAACGTGCTCCGGCGCCTGGAAGCCACCCGCGCGCTCGCCGGTCAGATCACGGAAACCCTCAAGGAACCAGCGGCGAGGGTCAACGCCGCCTACGCGAAGTACCGCCGTCGTCGTGATCAAGAACCCGGCCTGGATCCGGGGCCTAACGCGGGCACCGAAGTGGAGCTGCTCATCGCCGAATACGAGTACGCTGCGGAGTGGCTCGAAGCAATGGCCGAGACCGAGAGCGTCGAGGACCACGTGGATGAGTTCTTCGTCGATCTGGTCCTCATGGGCCTGGCCCGGGAACTACGCCTCGTGATTCTGGCCCTTACGGCCGCCAACGCGCAGCGGACCTCGCCCGGTCCGGAACGCATCGCTGAGCTGTATGCACGGCTTACCTGGATCTTCAACGCCCGGGTGTCCACGTTCGAGCGAAAGCGGTTCGCCAGCCTCTCCCACGAGGCCAACAAGGCCATGAACCTGAACGCCTACCTCTCGCTCATGGGCGGTACCTGGCACCCGGAACAAACAGCGGACGGGACTGTCTTGCGGCCCGCAGGGGTGGTCGACGGCGACACGCTGTCGATCCCCGACACCACCTATGTCCTGACCCTGGACGCGGATTCGCTGCTGCTGCGCGATTACTGCCTCCGCCTGGTTCAACTCCTCGAATCCCCGGGCAATGAGCAGGTGGCCGTCACCCAGACCCCGTATTCCTCCTTCCGAGGCGCCCCGACCCGGATCGAACGCATCGCCGGTGCCACCACGGACATCCAGCACATCCAGCACCAAGGGATGACCCAATACGGCGCCACGTTCTGGGTAGGGGCGAACGCCGTGATCCGCAAACGCGCCTTGGAAGACATCGTCGAGATCTCAACTATGGGCGGCTTCGAGGTCAGAACCTACATCCAGGACCGCACCGTCATCGAAGACACCGAGTCCAGCGTGGACCTCGGCAAGCACGGCTGGACCCTGGCCAACTATCCCGAGAGGCTCAGCTACAGCGCCACCCCGCCGGACTTTGGATCGCTCGTGGTGCAGAGACGGCGGTGGGCCAACGGCGGCCTGCTGATCCTGCCCAAACTCTGGGAACAGATCCGCAACCGCCGGGGCCAAGCCAGGCCAGTCCTCTTCCGCGAGATCCTGCTTCGGGTCAACTACATGGCCTCCATCACCTGGGCCAGCTTCGGGCTGCTGTTCCTCCTCGCATACCCCTACGACAGCCGTCTCCTCAGCCCCTTGGTCTTCCTTGCCGCCCTGCCCTACTTCCTGGCCATGGGCAGCGACCTGCGGGACTGCGGCCACCGGTTCAGCGACATCTTCCGGATCTACGGCTTCAACCTCGTTCTCCTGCCGGTCAATCTGGCAGGCGTCCTGAAGTCTCTCCAGCAAGCGCTCACGGGTGACAAGATCCCGTTCGTCCGCACCCCGAAGGTCAAGGACCGTACCGCGGCCCCGGCCCTCTTCGTCCTCGCTCCGTACCTGATCGTCGCGTTCTCCTTGTTGACGGTCTGGCGCAACTGGGAACTTGGAAACTGGGGCAACGCCGCATTCGCTGCCTTCAACGCCGTCATGGCCGCCGGCGCGATCCGGGCTTACATCGGACTGGCCAACTCCGGAGTGGACATGTACCTGGGCGTGTTGAACTGGCTGTACGTCGCGCCTAAGAAGCCGAAAGCGCTACCGCCGGCCATCATTCCCAAAACCCCGGAACAGGTCGACTGGGAGTCGCTGCTCTACCACGGGGACCGGCGCCTGAACCGCGATCTCCGCGGCAAGGACGACCGCCGGAAACGGGCCGGATCGGTGTAGGGCTGGCGCGTAGAACAGATCGGCCGCGGTTCCTTGCTGCGCGTCCGGGCGGAAATGAAAGTGCCCGCGCATGGCTGGAAATGCGGGCCGATGGCGGACGGCGATCCGGCCTTGCGTTATACATCGACAGGTGTAAATATTTACCTGTGTCTATGTCATTGGAGTTAACGCCTGTCCAAACGGTGGCGTGTTGTTCGCCGCTGTCCAGGGAGCCCTTGTCGGAATCCGAAGCCGAAGGAATCGTTCCGCTACTGAAAGCGCTGGGCGATCCGGTACGGTTGCGGCTGATGTCCCTGGTGGCGTCCCACGAGGGCGGCGAAGCCTGCGTATGCGACCTGAACGACGCCTTTGAACTGTCCCAGCCGACCATCAGCCACCACCTGAAGGTCCTGCACGAAGCGGGTCTCCTGGAACGCGAAAAGCGCGGCGTCTGGGTCTACTACCGTGCCCGCACCGATGCCC is part of the Arthrobacter ramosus genome and harbors:
- a CDS encoding glycosyltransferase family 2 protein, giving the protein MSDQIVLLRPDEEGTADGQSSKARKRQWGAEKRSEPLSIVHPAPSRRKIVLGRIGVLTTVLAWVGYVITTVLKQLVDNPGAGFRFGAETLSYLVVVSFLTFSALMYLTARQGALTRFRAHRRVPRGELDRHFFDYSEGITVLVPSYAEEPEVVRGTMWSAVLQEFPDLSVVLLLDDPPFPEDPNVLRRLEATRALAGQITETLKEPAARVNAAYAKYRRRRDQEPGLDPGPNAGTEVELLIAEYEYAAEWLEAMAETESVEDHVDEFFVDLVLMGLARELRLVILALTAANAQRTSPGPERIAELYARLTWIFNARVSTFERKRFASLSHEANKAMNLNAYLSLMGGTWHPEQTADGTVLRPAGVVDGDTLSIPDTTYVLTLDADSLLLRDYCLRLVQLLESPGNEQVAVTQTPYSSFRGAPTRIERIAGATTDIQHIQHQGMTQYGATFWVGANAVIRKRALEDIVEISTMGGFEVRTYIQDRTVIEDTESSVDLGKHGWTLANYPERLSYSATPPDFGSLVVQRRRWANGGLLILPKLWEQIRNRRGQARPVLFREILLRVNYMASITWASFGLLFLLAYPYDSRLLSPLVFLAALPYFLAMGSDLRDCGHRFSDIFRIYGFNLVLLPVNLAGVLKSLQQALTGDKIPFVRTPKVKDRTAAPALFVLAPYLIVAFSLLTVWRNWELGNWGNAAFAAFNAVMAAGAIRAYIGLANSGVDMYLGVLNWLYVAPKKPKALPPAIIPKTPEQVDWESLLYHGDRRLNRDLRGKDDRRKRAGSV
- a CDS encoding ArsR/SmtB family transcription factor → MSLELTPVQTVACCSPLSREPLSESEAEGIVPLLKALGDPVRLRLMSLVASHEGGEACVCDLNDAFELSQPTISHHLKVLHEAGLLEREKRGVWVYYRARTDALAGLAALIGGQGQ